A window from Alkalicoccobacillus plakortidis encodes these proteins:
- a CDS encoding valine--tRNA ligase has product MEQHKKEMPTKYNPKDTEAKWYDYWIKGKFFEATGDENKTPYSIVIPPPNVTGKLHLGHAWDATLQDILARTKRMQGYDTLWLPGMDHAGIATQAKVEAKLKEEGVTRYDLGREAFVEKTWEWKEEYAQFIRDQWSKIGISVDYSRERFTLDEGLSKAVNEVFVKLYNKGLIYRGEYIINWDPATKTALSDIEVIHEDVQGAFYHMNYPLTDGSGEIEVATTRPETMLGDTAVAVHPKDERYAHLIGKTVTLPIVGREIPIVADDYVDMEFGSGAVKITPTHDPNDFEIGNRHNLERILVMNEDGTMNQNAAQYNGLDRFECRKQIVADLQEQGILFKIEEHTHSVGHSERSGAVVEPYLSTQWFVNMQPLADAAVALQKTDDKVNFVPDRFEKTYLRWMDNIRDWCISRQLWWGHRIPAWYHKETGEIYVGHEAPEDAENWDQDNDVLDTWFSSALWPFSTMGWPDEEAIDFKRYYPTSALVTGYDIIFFWVARMIFQGIEFTGERPFNDVLIHGLIRAEDGRKMSKSLGNGVDPHDVIDKYGTDALRFFLTTGSSPGNDLRFYWEKVEATWNFGNKIWNASRFALMNMEDLGYDDIDLSGEKNVADKWILTRLQETIKDVTRLIDKYEFGEVGRLLYTFIWDDLCDWYIEMAKLSLYGEDEAAKKTTRSVLAYVLDQTMRMLHPIMPFITEEIWQHLPHKGESITVSEWPIVLTEFIFEESIDDMNQLKEVIRSVRAVRSELNVPMSKQIELLVRPGNDTTLAQLERGQIFIEKFCNPSKLDISTTIQAPEKSMSQVLSGVELFLPLAGLLNIEEEVARLQKEHARLTKEVERVDKKLSNEGFVAKAPAHVIEEEKKKQADYSEQRKTVESRIAELQA; this is encoded by the coding sequence ATGGAACAACACAAAAAAGAAATGCCAACCAAATACAACCCAAAAGACACTGAAGCAAAATGGTATGACTATTGGATAAAGGGTAAGTTCTTTGAAGCAACAGGGGACGAGAACAAAACACCTTATTCAATTGTTATTCCACCACCAAACGTAACTGGAAAACTTCATCTTGGTCATGCATGGGATGCTACACTTCAAGACATTTTAGCCAGAACAAAACGGATGCAAGGCTACGACACCTTATGGCTTCCAGGAATGGACCATGCAGGGATTGCAACTCAAGCAAAAGTAGAAGCAAAGCTAAAAGAAGAAGGCGTAACACGTTATGATTTAGGAAGAGAAGCATTTGTCGAAAAAACATGGGAGTGGAAGGAAGAATACGCTCAGTTTATTCGTGACCAATGGTCTAAAATTGGAATCTCAGTTGACTATTCACGCGAACGTTTTACTTTAGATGAAGGCCTATCAAAAGCGGTAAATGAAGTTTTTGTTAAGCTCTATAATAAGGGACTCATCTATCGTGGTGAATACATTATCAACTGGGATCCTGCAACAAAAACGGCTCTATCTGATATCGAAGTTATTCACGAAGATGTTCAAGGTGCTTTCTATCATATGAATTATCCACTAACAGATGGTAGTGGCGAAATAGAAGTAGCAACAACCCGTCCAGAAACGATGCTTGGTGATACGGCTGTAGCGGTTCACCCTAAGGATGAGCGATATGCACATTTGATTGGGAAAACCGTTACCTTACCGATTGTTGGACGAGAGATTCCAATTGTTGCAGATGATTACGTGGACATGGAATTTGGATCAGGTGCTGTAAAAATCACACCAACCCACGATCCAAATGACTTTGAAATTGGGAATCGCCACAACCTTGAGCGAATCCTTGTCATGAATGAAGATGGAACAATGAACCAAAATGCGGCTCAATATAACGGTTTAGATCGATTCGAATGCCGTAAGCAAATTGTTGCAGACTTACAAGAACAGGGAATTCTCTTTAAAATTGAGGAACACACGCACTCTGTTGGTCATTCAGAACGAAGTGGAGCAGTTGTTGAGCCTTACTTATCAACACAATGGTTTGTAAACATGCAGCCACTTGCGGATGCAGCCGTTGCATTACAAAAAACAGATGACAAAGTAAATTTTGTCCCTGACCGTTTTGAAAAAACCTACCTACGTTGGATGGATAACATTCGTGATTGGTGTATTTCTCGTCAGCTTTGGTGGGGACATCGAATTCCTGCATGGTATCACAAAGAAACTGGTGAGATCTATGTTGGACATGAGGCACCAGAAGACGCTGAAAACTGGGATCAAGACAATGATGTACTGGATACTTGGTTCAGTTCAGCATTATGGCCATTTTCAACAATGGGTTGGCCAGATGAAGAAGCAATTGATTTTAAACGATACTACCCAACAAGTGCCCTTGTAACAGGATACGATATCATCTTTTTCTGGGTAGCTCGTATGATTTTCCAAGGAATTGAATTCACTGGAGAACGCCCGTTTAACGACGTATTGATTCACGGATTAATTCGTGCTGAGGACGGACGTAAGATGAGTAAGTCACTAGGCAATGGTGTTGACCCGCATGATGTTATTGACAAATATGGAACTGATGCCTTGCGCTTTTTCTTAACAACAGGCAGTTCCCCGGGAAATGATTTGCGCTTTTACTGGGAAAAAGTCGAAGCAACATGGAATTTCGGAAATAAGATCTGGAACGCATCCCGATTCGCTCTCATGAATATGGAAGATTTGGGTTATGATGACATTGATCTTAGCGGCGAGAAAAACGTAGCAGACAAGTGGATTCTGACACGCCTGCAAGAAACGATTAAAGATGTGACCCGTCTTATTGATAAATATGAATTTGGCGAAGTGGGCCGACTGCTTTATACTTTCATCTGGGACGATTTATGTGACTGGTATATTGAAATGGCAAAGCTCTCTCTATACGGAGAGGACGAAGCTGCGAAAAAAACAACACGCTCTGTCTTAGCTTATGTTCTTGATCAAACCATGAGAATGCTTCACCCAATTATGCCATTTATCACTGAAGAGATCTGGCAGCATCTTCCGCACAAAGGTGAGTCGATCACAGTTTCAGAATGGCCGATTGTACTTACTGAATTTATCTTTGAAGAGTCCATTGATGACATGAACCAACTTAAAGAAGTCATCCGTTCTGTTCGTGCAGTCCGTTCCGAGCTGAACGTACCAATGAGCAAGCAAATTGAGCTGCTTGTACGTCCAGGAAATGACACTACGCTCGCCCAGCTAGAGCGAGGACAAATATTTATTGAGAAATTCTGTAACCCAAGCAAACTCGACATCTCAACCACGATTCAAGCACCAGAGAAATCGATGTCTCAGGTTCTAAGTGGAGTAGAGCTCTTCTTACCGCTTGCTGGCCTACTGAACATTGAAGAGGAAGTTGCTCGTTTGCAGAAAGAGCACGCACGCTTAACAAAAGAAGTCGAACGTGTCGACAAAAAGCTTAGCAACGAAGGTTTTGTTGCCAAAGCACCAGCACACGTAATTGAAGAAGAAAAGAAAAAACAAGCAGATTACTCAGAACAACGCAAAACAGTTGAATCAAGAATTGCAGAATTACAAGCATAA
- the ysxE gene encoding spore coat protein YsxE, with product MHFNQALRDMIHEGKTRLKKANNIRSKRSQENPLPLIDRLQVGGHAKTIHGMLHWVGGDQYPEQGYRSIQLFIREWYREHPTEKISNFLDAIEDVFPDFSKIQGGLLLAECLIPYELLPILELDLRNQSVDLIKSTIHTCQEEWNISKRLVEDVADWLGWEEVALMNQSVEYPFETILFHYDIYPDQIEEIGAGKVKKLTSQRGMFALKETTLSQAQADELVHAMHRLTKLGYKQSVPLIPTKYGEYTITIGNASYYLMPWIESPEYTARESMEEKLMDQMGVIHRITVKTQELSLEQLEQSYRELLKKWEARQLQLIHFADQAEQKIYMSPFELTFLTHIHTLDQMAEVAKAQLNDWYEAAKEKGKYRSVLNHGRLSRSHALFTPENEPLLINFERVSLDTPARDLATFCRYSFPYAQWSDEEVLRLFARYEHHLPLLDEEKQLLCSYLSFPEPIAYAVDSYLKKENGWSELAHVQRLEKRILAMRKVQRLATRLLPASNETLS from the coding sequence TTGCACTTCAACCAAGCTCTCAGAGATATGATTCATGAAGGAAAAACTCGTCTAAAAAAAGCAAACAATATTCGATCAAAACGCTCACAAGAAAATCCATTACCTCTCATAGACCGACTACAAGTAGGTGGGCACGCAAAAACGATACACGGCATGTTACATTGGGTTGGGGGAGATCAATACCCAGAACAAGGCTATCGATCCATTCAACTGTTTATACGTGAGTGGTACAGAGAGCATCCTACGGAGAAAATCTCCAACTTTTTAGATGCTATCGAAGATGTTTTTCCTGATTTTTCAAAAATTCAAGGTGGACTCTTACTCGCTGAATGTCTTATCCCATATGAACTGCTACCTATCCTTGAACTAGATTTGCGAAACCAATCAGTTGATTTGATTAAATCAACCATTCACACATGTCAGGAAGAATGGAACATATCAAAACGATTAGTAGAAGACGTGGCCGACTGGCTTGGATGGGAGGAAGTAGCACTCATGAATCAGTCTGTAGAGTACCCGTTTGAGACCATCTTGTTTCATTACGATATTTATCCAGATCAGATTGAAGAGATTGGAGCAGGTAAAGTAAAAAAATTAACCTCTCAAAGAGGCATGTTTGCTCTTAAAGAGACAACCTTATCTCAAGCGCAAGCCGATGAGCTTGTTCACGCCATGCATCGATTAACCAAACTTGGCTACAAACAGTCTGTACCACTTATCCCAACGAAATACGGAGAATACACGATCACGATAGGTAATGCGAGTTATTATCTAATGCCGTGGATTGAGTCTCCTGAATACACAGCCAGAGAGTCAATGGAAGAGAAGCTTATGGATCAAATGGGTGTGATTCATCGAATTACAGTCAAAACCCAAGAGCTTTCTCTGGAGCAATTAGAGCAGTCCTATCGAGAGTTATTGAAAAAGTGGGAAGCACGCCAGCTTCAGTTAATTCATTTTGCTGATCAGGCTGAACAAAAGATTTATATGTCCCCTTTTGAACTGACCTTTTTAACACACATCCATACACTTGACCAGATGGCGGAAGTGGCAAAAGCACAGCTTAATGACTGGTATGAGGCAGCGAAAGAGAAAGGCAAATACCGAAGTGTACTAAATCATGGTCGTCTGTCCCGTAGTCACGCCTTATTTACTCCTGAAAATGAACCTTTACTCATTAATTTCGAACGAGTAAGCTTGGACACACCTGCACGTGATCTAGCCACCTTTTGCCGGTATAGCTTCCCATATGCTCAGTGGTCAGATGAAGAAGTCTTGCGCTTGTTTGCACGATACGAACATCATTTGCCGCTACTTGATGAAGAGAAGCAGTTATTATGCAGCTATTTAAGCTTTCCTGAACCAATTGCGTATGCAGTGGATTCCTATCTTAAAAAGGAAAATGGTTGGAGCGAGCTTGCTCATGTGCAAAGGCTAGAAAAGAGAATACTTGCGATGAGAAAGGTACAACGATTAGCTACAAGATTGCTACCAGCATCCAATGAGACTCTATCCTAG
- the spoVID gene encoding stage VI sporulation protein D has product MAQEHPSKLTLTVEESVWLNKGQEIEEILGMSLSPEIAIKEEGNQVSIVGGLRLVGEYLLADSNQDQDSEQNEDDGYREQASFRSIEEVRISENGRGDLKHFFPIDVTIPLDRIQNLQDIYVEVESFDYDVPDKSCIQLTADISISGMTGADELSSQEDQPEDVQDEPNRIEEDEQVVDTSFSYEAYQLPTPTSTVASDDSVERVEVQVEPPSEVTEQASYSDLQRITLAPQQSEPNIERQQTEEVEIDENEDQPQEVKAEREENALYLTGMMAKSDEQFTRLKMCIIQEDESLDTIADRYDVTTSQLIRTNRLEADQIEAGQILYIPVQS; this is encoded by the coding sequence ATGGCGCAGGAGCATCCCTCAAAATTAACGCTGACGGTAGAAGAATCGGTGTGGCTGAACAAAGGTCAGGAAATAGAAGAAATTCTCGGTATGTCTCTTTCTCCGGAGATTGCCATTAAGGAAGAAGGCAATCAAGTAAGCATTGTAGGTGGATTAAGGTTAGTAGGAGAATACCTATTGGCAGATTCAAACCAAGATCAAGACTCCGAGCAGAATGAAGACGATGGGTACCGTGAACAAGCGTCGTTTCGCTCCATTGAGGAAGTGCGTATTTCAGAGAACGGAAGAGGAGACTTAAAGCACTTTTTCCCGATTGATGTCACGATTCCATTAGATCGTATTCAAAATTTGCAGGATATCTATGTAGAAGTGGAGTCGTTTGACTATGATGTGCCTGACAAAAGCTGCATTCAGTTAACAGCCGATATCTCGATTAGTGGTATGACTGGGGCAGACGAGCTTAGCAGTCAGGAGGATCAGCCAGAGGATGTTCAAGATGAACCAAACAGAATAGAGGAAGACGAACAGGTTGTAGATACATCTTTTTCTTATGAAGCCTATCAATTACCGACTCCAACTAGCACAGTAGCAAGCGATGACTCAGTTGAACGAGTGGAAGTGCAAGTGGAACCTCCTAGTGAAGTGACAGAGCAAGCTAGCTACTCAGACTTGCAACGGATCACCCTCGCTCCACAGCAGTCTGAGCCAAACATCGAACGACAACAAACAGAAGAAGTAGAGATCGATGAAAACGAAGATCAGCCTCAAGAGGTAAAAGCGGAAAGAGAAGAGAATGCGCTTTATTTAACAGGCATGATGGCGAAAAGCGATGAGCAATTTACAAGATTAAAAATGTGCATCATTCAAGAAGATGAATCCCTAGATACAATAGCAGATCGTTATGATGTGACAACAAGTCAGCTAATTCGAACCAATCGTTTAGAGGCTGATCAAATTGAAGCGGGGCAGATTCTCTACATTCCGGTTCAGTCATAA
- the hemL gene encoding glutamate-1-semialdehyde 2,1-aminomutase: MMNFSKSKAAFEQAKPLMPGGVNSPVRAFKSVDMNPVYMESGSGSKIRDIDGNEYIDYVLSWGPLILGHADPQVVEQIKKTTEKGTSFGAPSELETKLAELVIDRVPSIEVVRMVNSGTEATMSALRLARGFTGRSKILKFTGCYHGHGDSLLIKAGSGVATLGLPDSPGVPEAVAKNTLTVPYNDIESVRYAFKEFGDDLAAVIVEPVAGNMGVVPPEDGFLETLRSLTEENGTLLIFDEVMTGFRVGYHCAQGTYGVTPDLTCLGKVIGGGLPVGAFGGKREIMEQIAPSGPIYQAGTLSGNPLAMTAGYETLSQLSEADYEVFAAKAKRLEEGLTKAAEKHGIPHHINRAGSMIGLFFTNEKVDCFEKAQTSDLAIFSQYFRYMLEEGISLPPSQFEGMFLSTKHTDADIEATIAAAERAFARIE; encoded by the coding sequence ATCATGAATTTCTCAAAGTCAAAAGCTGCTTTTGAACAAGCAAAACCACTAATGCCAGGTGGTGTGAACAGTCCAGTTCGTGCCTTTAAATCAGTGGATATGAACCCTGTGTATATGGAAAGCGGCAGTGGGTCAAAGATCCGTGATATTGATGGTAATGAATACATTGATTACGTGTTGTCTTGGGGACCACTGATTTTAGGACATGCGGATCCACAAGTGGTTGAACAGATTAAAAAGACAACCGAAAAAGGAACAAGTTTTGGGGCACCAAGTGAATTAGAGACAAAACTTGCTGAACTTGTGATTGATCGAGTTCCTTCTATAGAAGTTGTGAGGATGGTTAACTCAGGTACAGAAGCAACGATGAGTGCGCTCAGACTTGCGAGAGGATTTACAGGGCGCTCAAAGATTCTAAAATTTACAGGCTGTTATCATGGGCATGGAGATTCGTTGTTGATTAAAGCAGGATCAGGTGTTGCAACCTTAGGTTTACCTGACAGTCCTGGTGTACCAGAAGCTGTGGCTAAAAACACGTTAACAGTACCGTACAATGATATCGAAAGTGTTCGTTATGCTTTTAAGGAGTTTGGTGATGATCTGGCAGCGGTCATTGTGGAGCCAGTTGCAGGGAATATGGGTGTTGTGCCTCCTGAAGATGGTTTTCTTGAGACATTACGCAGCTTAACTGAGGAAAATGGCACACTACTCATTTTTGATGAAGTAATGACCGGATTTCGAGTTGGCTACCATTGTGCACAAGGAACATATGGTGTCACACCTGATTTGACTTGCCTTGGAAAAGTAATAGGCGGTGGGCTTCCAGTTGGAGCGTTTGGTGGCAAACGTGAAATCATGGAGCAAATTGCACCAAGTGGACCGATTTATCAAGCAGGAACACTATCTGGTAACCCATTGGCAATGACAGCAGGTTATGAAACATTATCTCAGCTGTCTGAAGCGGATTATGAAGTGTTTGCTGCTAAAGCAAAAAGACTAGAAGAAGGCTTGACAAAAGCCGCTGAAAAACACGGAATTCCACATCATATTAATCGTGCAGGCTCAATGATTGGCTTGTTTTTCACCAATGAGAAAGTAGATTGTTTTGAAAAAGCACAAACCTCAGATCTAGCAATCTTTTCTCAATATTTTAGATACATGCTTGAAGAAGGTATTTCATTACCACCTTCACAGTTTGAAGGAATGTTTTTATCAACAAAACACACTGACGCAGATATCGAAGCAACAATTGCAGCAGCAGAACGTGCATTTGCGAGAATAGAATAG